Proteins found in one Alphaproteobacteria bacterium genomic segment:
- the typA gene encoding translational GTPase TypA: MTALRNIAIIAHVDHGKTTLVDAMLQQSGAYRENQAVTERAMDSGDLEKERGITILAKCTSLIWDKTRINIVDTPGHADFGGEVERILDMVDGVLLLVDSVDGPMPQTKFVLTKALKLGLKPIVVINKSDRPDARVDEVHSEIFDLFSALDATEEQLDFPVIFASAKEGWAVDDMADEKNGVGPLFDMILKYVPLPKESVEEPFSFLVSMMDYDSYLGRVFTGRIHGGIANINMPLKALNLKGEVVEEGRLTKLLAFRNLGREPIEHAEAGDIISIAGLKNVTVTDTLCAMSVEKPLPALPIDPPTLMMTFSVNDSPFAGREGSKVTSRMIRDRLFQEKEGNVAIRVKESEGKDSFEVAGRGELQLGVLIETMRREGFELSISRPRVLFMDDPDTGAKLEPMEEAQIDVDDEFTGVVIEKMGLRKAELLDMAPSGGGKTRLKFIIPTRGLIGYQNEFMSDTRGTGVMSRLFSGFAPYKGEIGSRRNGVLISTETGKAVAYALWKLEDRGFMVIDSGMDVYKGMIIGENSRPNDLEVNPIKEKQLTNVRASGKDDAIQLTPPRKMTLEQSMSYIGDDELIEVTPKNIRLRKRYLESHIRKRASREQ; encoded by the coding sequence GTGACTGCACTTCGTAACATTGCCATTATTGCCCACGTGGACCATGGAAAAACAACACTTGTGGATGCCATGCTGCAACAGAGTGGGGCCTATAGAGAGAACCAAGCTGTTACTGAGCGGGCCATGGATTCTGGGGATCTTGAGAAAGAGCGTGGCATAACCATTCTGGCTAAGTGCACCTCATTAATTTGGGATAAGACCCGTATCAACATTGTAGATACACCAGGCCATGCCGACTTTGGGGGCGAGGTAGAGCGGATCCTGGATATGGTGGATGGCGTGCTTTTGCTGGTGGACAGTGTGGATGGTCCCATGCCGCAGACCAAGTTTGTGTTGACCAAGGCTTTGAAACTGGGTCTTAAGCCTATTGTTGTGATAAATAAATCCGATCGTCCGGATGCGCGTGTTGACGAAGTTCATTCTGAAATATTTGACCTCTTTTCAGCATTGGATGCGACGGAAGAGCAACTAGACTTTCCAGTTATTTTCGCTTCTGCTAAGGAGGGCTGGGCCGTTGATGATATGGCAGATGAAAAGAATGGTGTCGGGCCCTTGTTCGATATGATCCTAAAGTATGTTCCGCTTCCAAAAGAATCCGTTGAAGAGCCCTTTTCATTCTTAGTATCTATGATGGACTATGATTCCTATTTGGGACGAGTTTTTACAGGCCGGATCCACGGTGGAATTGCAAATATAAATATGCCTCTCAAGGCATTGAACTTAAAGGGTGAAGTGGTAGAAGAGGGTCGTTTAACAAAGCTTTTAGCTTTTAGGAACTTGGGTAGGGAACCCATAGAGCACGCGGAAGCGGGTGATATTATTTCTATCGCTGGACTAAAGAATGTAACGGTTACGGATACCCTGTGTGCCATGAGTGTTGAAAAACCGTTGCCTGCGTTGCCCATTGATCCTCCCACATTGATGATGACTTTTTCGGTTAACGATTCGCCCTTTGCGGGACGGGAAGGATCAAAGGTTACCTCACGTATGATTCGGGATCGTCTCTTCCAAGAGAAAGAAGGAAACGTCGCGATCCGCGTTAAGGAAAGCGAAGGCAAAGATTCATTCGAAGTTGCTGGTAGAGGGGAACTACAATTGGGTGTTCTGATTGAGACCATGCGACGTGAAGGTTTCGAGCTCTCCATTAGCCGTCCTCGTGTTCTCTTTATGGATGATCCTGATACGGGCGCCAAACTTGAGCCTATGGAAGAGGCTCAGATCGATGTGGATGATGAATTCACAGGTGTTGTCATTGAAAAGATGGGGCTTCGAAAAGCAGAGTTATTAGACATGGCACCCTCAGGGGGCGGAAAGACGCGCTTGAAATTTATCATTCCAACACGTGGACTCATTGGATATCAGAACGAATTTATGTCTGACACGCGGGGAACAGGCGTAATGAGCCGCCTTTTCAGTGGATTTGCGCCTTACAAGGGAGAGATAGGATCCCGTCGTAATGGGGTGCTGATTTCCACTGAAACTGGAAAGGCAGTGGCTTATGCTCTTTGGAAACTAGAAGATCGTGGATTCATGGTCATTGATTCGGGGATGGATGTTTATAAAGGAATGATCATTGGAGAAAACAGTCGTCCCAATGACTTAGAAGTGAATCCCATCAAAGAGAAACAACTTACTAACGTTCGAGCGTCAGGAAAAGATGATGCGATTCAGCTTACACCACCCCGTAAGATGACTCTGGAGCAGTCTATGTCTTATATTGGTGACGATGAGCTGATTGAGGTTACACCCAAGAACATCCGTTTAAGAAAACGTTATCTGGAGTCACATATTCGTAAGCGGGCTTCTAGGGAGCAATAA
- a CDS encoding alpha/beta fold hydrolase, whose amino-acid sequence MSRKKLSFPGSQGHALQAVLDLPAESPRAYALFAHCFTCSKDVHAANRISGALAENGIAVLRFDFTGLGQSEGAFEETHFTSNVGDLIAAADFLRKQYEAPQILIGHSLGGAAVLYAASEIPELKALVTINAPREPLHVSHHFKETLEDIREKGEAEVSIGGRPFRMRKSFIEDLEKYQGLDFFKGKHPALLIFHAPTDQTVSIDNAAEIFGLAKHPKSFVSLDGADHLLSRREDAAYVADVLQAWVSRFIGAESQESASVEDSESASVEGVMVESTESKFTQDISTGRHHLLADEPKSFGGNDLGPSPYDYLLAGLGACTSMTIRLYADHKKIPLKGVRVHLKIDKIHAQDCEDCETKEGKIDLIERTVVLKGDLTEEQRQGCLRIADKCPVHKTLTSEVKIQTRLEEE is encoded by the coding sequence ATATCACGTAAGAAGCTATCTTTTCCAGGATCACAAGGGCATGCCTTGCAGGCGGTATTGGATCTTCCAGCAGAGTCTCCGCGGGCCTATGCGCTGTTTGCTCACTGTTTCACCTGTTCCAAGGATGTTCATGCGGCCAATCGCATTAGCGGTGCATTGGCAGAAAATGGTATTGCAGTATTGCGCTTTGACTTTACGGGTCTGGGGCAAAGTGAGGGAGCCTTTGAAGAGACTCACTTTACGTCCAATGTGGGGGATTTGATCGCTGCGGCAGATTTTCTGCGAAAGCAATATGAGGCCCCACAGATTCTCATTGGGCATAGTTTAGGGGGGGCAGCAGTCCTTTATGCCGCGAGTGAGATCCCAGAGTTAAAGGCCTTGGTGACTATTAATGCTCCTCGGGAGCCGCTTCATGTTAGTCACCACTTTAAGGAAACGCTGGAAGATATTCGGGAAAAGGGCGAAGCGGAAGTTTCTATTGGCGGGCGTCCCTTTCGGATGCGGAAATCCTTTATAGAGGATTTGGAAAAATACCAGGGTTTGGACTTTTTCAAAGGCAAGCATCCGGCACTTCTAATTTTTCACGCGCCAACGGATCAGACGGTCAGTATCGACAATGCAGCTGAGATTTTTGGTCTCGCAAAGCATCCCAAAAGCTTTGTGTCTCTAGATGGGGCTGATCATCTGTTGAGTCGTCGAGAAGATGCGGCCTACGTGGCGGATGTTTTACAGGCCTGGGTGAGTCGGTTTATAGGGGCTGAGTCTCAAGAATCTGCTTCAGTTGAGGATTCAGAGTCAGCTTCAGTTGAGGGGGTTATGGTCGAGTCCACGGAAAGCAAGTTCACTCAAGATATCTCAACGGGAAGGCATCATCTATTGGCCGATGAGCCGAAAAGCTTTGGCGGAAATGATTTGGGGCCGTCTCCCTATGATTATCTCTTGGCGGGACTGGGTGCTTGTACTTCCATGACCATCAGGCTTTATGCGGATCATAAGAAAATTCCTCTCAAAGGCGTGCGGGTTCACTTAAAAATTGATAAGATCCATGCTCAAGATTGCGAAGACTGTGAAACCAAAGAAGGTAAAATCGATCTAATAGAACGGACCGTTGTTTTGAAAGGTGATCTGACCGAGGAACAACGCCAAGGATGTTTGCGCATTGCAGACAAGTGCCCCGTTCATAAGACCTTAACCAGCGAAGTGAAGATTCAGACACGTCTGGAGGAAGAGTGA
- a CDS encoding Fic family protein, with amino-acid sequence MTWDTFRLSVRLNLDSSIVEKVYAAIAEIDAVKNSWAITGKLLPQTIQRLTHSVIITSTGASNRIEGNRLSDIEVENLYKNLRIKKLKTRDEQEVAGYLQCLELVLENYQDLSISESFILKLHHDMLIHSEKDDRHKGEYKFGSNRVEAKDHTGNVVGVIFDPTPPYLVKKEMHELVDWYNWAIEKKLKHPLILVANFIFEYLAIHPFQDGNGRTSRLLTNLMLLQQGYLFTPLVSHERVIESVKAEYYLALNKTQRTWKSKTEDIGPWLLFFLDVVRNQSLQALELIESDNIEYVLSERQLSLWQWATTRDSEFSRKDAIEALGFPARTIEESTKKLVALKCLARIGQGKATRYRVIDKSSPS; translated from the coding sequence ATGACCTGGGATACATTTCGCCTTTCTGTGAGGTTAAACTTAGATTCTTCTATCGTCGAGAAGGTGTATGCCGCTATTGCAGAAATTGACGCCGTAAAGAATAGTTGGGCCATTACGGGAAAATTACTCCCTCAAACGATTCAAAGATTGACGCACTCAGTGATTATAACGTCAACAGGTGCCTCCAACCGAATTGAGGGCAACCGCTTGTCCGATATAGAAGTGGAAAATCTATACAAAAATTTGCGCATCAAAAAATTGAAAACACGTGATGAGCAGGAAGTTGCAGGATATCTGCAATGTCTTGAGCTCGTCCTTGAAAACTATCAAGACCTCTCAATTAGCGAGTCATTCATACTCAAGCTGCATCATGATATGTTGATTCATAGTGAAAAAGATGACCGCCATAAAGGCGAGTACAAATTTGGCTCCAACCGCGTTGAAGCAAAGGATCATACTGGAAATGTTGTGGGAGTAATTTTTGATCCGACCCCACCATACTTAGTAAAAAAAGAGATGCATGAACTGGTCGATTGGTACAACTGGGCTATTGAAAAAAAGCTGAAACATCCCCTAATTCTAGTAGCAAACTTTATATTCGAATATTTAGCCATCCATCCTTTCCAAGATGGCAATGGTAGAACGAGTAGATTACTGACAAACCTCATGCTCTTGCAACAGGGGTACCTTTTTACACCCCTCGTTTCCCATGAAAGAGTGATAGAGTCAGTCAAAGCAGAGTATTATCTGGCTCTCAATAAGACGCAAAGAACTTGGAAAAGTAAAACTGAGGATATTGGTCCTTGGCTATTATTCTTCCTAGATGTTGTTAGAAATCAAAGCCTGCAAGCTCTAGAACTTATCGAGAGTGATAATATCGAATATGTCCTTTCGGAAAGGCAACTCTCTTTATGGCAGTGGGCAACCACCAGAGATTCCGAATTTAGTCGAAAGGATGCCATAGAAGCTTTAGGTTTTCCTGCTCGCACCATAGAAGAAAGCACCAAAAAGTTAGTTGCCCTGAAATGCCTAGCCAGGATCGGTCAAGGAAAAGCGACAAGATATAGAGTGATAGACAAGTCTAGCCCTTCTTGA
- a CDS encoding type II toxin-antitoxin system RatA family toxin, producing the protein MPTHREKYFLPYTVEQIYDLVVDIDRYPEFLPWCLEAHVREKSRKKIIADLAVGYSIFKERFTSRVLLSPPNRIDVVYEEGPFEHLDNHWIFTPINKKHGNKTLLCEIDFYVDFAFKSPTFEKLMQGFFVQAVHHMVQAFEERAKTLYG; encoded by the coding sequence GTGCCCACCCATCGTGAGAAATACTTCCTTCCCTATACGGTCGAGCAGATCTATGATCTTGTGGTTGATATAGACCGTTATCCTGAATTTTTGCCATGGTGTCTGGAAGCCCATGTTCGGGAAAAATCGCGAAAAAAGATCATAGCTGATCTTGCCGTGGGCTATTCAATTTTCAAGGAGAGATTTACATCTCGTGTTCTGTTATCTCCACCAAATCGAATTGATGTGGTCTATGAAGAAGGGCCGTTTGAACATTTGGATAACCACTGGATTTTTACGCCAATCAACAAAAAGCATGGGAACAAAACCCTATTGTGTGAAATAGATTTCTATGTAGACTTCGCTTTCAAATCCCCTACATTCGAAAAGTTGATGCAAGGTTTTTTCGTACAAGCTGTTCATCATATGGTTCAGGCTTTTGAGGAAAGGGCCAAAACTCTTTACGGATAG
- a CDS encoding biotin transporter BioY encodes MLVTPQRFNPPISSVFPQLGNLSILQQFALAIVGTLFLTISAKVQVPIWPVKVSMQTSALVLIGILYGPRLGIATVFLYMLEGISGFPVFQGTPDRGLGISYMMGPTGGYLLGFFALTYFMGVFFEKGYGSKLTKALPAVFVAFCSLYVPGVAWLSYLIGVEKGLHLGLYVFLPSAFLQMGLCATLWLMFSRKCCKVEN; translated from the coding sequence ATGTTGGTAACTCCACAACGTTTTAACCCACCCATTTCGTCGGTATTTCCGCAGCTTGGCAATTTGTCTATTTTGCAGCAATTCGCGCTAGCGATTGTTGGGACATTGTTTCTGACAATTTCTGCAAAGGTACAAGTTCCCATTTGGCCAGTCAAAGTCAGCATGCAGACTTCGGCGCTGGTCCTCATTGGGATTCTATATGGTCCTAGATTAGGGATCGCAACTGTTTTTCTCTATATGTTGGAGGGAATTAGTGGGTTCCCCGTTTTCCAAGGGACACCTGATCGCGGGTTAGGGATATCTTACATGATGGGCCCTACTGGCGGCTACCTTTTGGGCTTTTTCGCTTTAACGTATTTCATGGGAGTGTTTTTTGAAAAAGGATACGGTTCTAAACTTACGAAGGCGCTTCCCGCGGTCTTTGTAGCTTTTTGCTCGTTATACGTACCAGGGGTAGCTTGGTTGAGCTATCTCATAGGCGTTGAGAAAGGCTTACACTTAGGACTGTATGTTTTCCTCCCTTCGGCTTTTCTCCAAATGGGATTGTGTGCAACGCTGTGGTTAATGTTTTCTAGAAAGTGTTGTAAAGTTGAAAACTAG
- a CDS encoding DUF1937 family protein — translation MKKDFYYLSHPYNGTDSEKESRVSAAKSACIHMLENNIHVFSPILHNHTIIASFGTLSLEDRRRMFLSFDFSLLSASAAMILLKLDGWKNSYGVQKEVEFCEEQQIPIFEYSLEELLKVKSFSDEVRSVG, via the coding sequence ATGAAAAAAGACTTTTATTATTTATCTCATCCCTATAATGGGACCGATTCGGAAAAAGAAAGTAGAGTTTCGGCTGCAAAAAGCGCCTGTATCCATATGCTAGAGAATAATATTCATGTTTTTAGTCCGATTCTTCACAACCATACAATCATTGCTTCTTTTGGGACGTTGAGTTTGGAAGATCGGCGGCGCATGTTTTTGTCATTTGATTTTTCCCTACTGTCGGCCTCTGCCGCAATGATCTTATTAAAACTTGATGGTTGGAAGAACTCTTATGGAGTTCAAAAGGAAGTTGAGTTTTGTGAAGAACAGCAAATTCCAATCTTTGAATATTCTTTGGAAGAATTGTTGAAGGTAAAAAGCTTTTCAGATGAGGTGAGGTCCGTAGGGTAG
- a CDS encoding DEAD/DEAH box helicase, translating to MQFSDLGLDEKTLKAVDEAGFKSPTPIQSKTIPIFLDGKDVLASAQTGTGKSASFLLPLMCLLSQGRARARMPRALILEPTRELAAQLDSEFKKLGKHHKLNSVLIVGGESMEEQERLLAKGADVLIVTPGRLLDLFSRGRILLTAVKYLVIDEADRMLDMGFIPDLKEIVRKLPAKRQTLLFSATMPSEIRKLAHGFLVNPEEVAIESKTTTAETIDQYLVKLDFLSKKATEQQVGVVKRAALRYLLEKQHIEQAIIFCNRKRDVDSLNLSLKRHGYDSEALHGDFPQSKRREILDSVKSGDVHILVASDVAARGLHIDEISHVFSFDVPTNPEEYVHRIGRTGRAGKSGESYLFETPKDHKLMQAVITAIGHPIDAVDLSGFSAPDYLAPASKKKMPAKGQGAKVTESQKPSVDDLPRKDESQPRKEALEDRRERRHNWNRIETETLPEVGFGETIPAFMKVIPASTGPDAKKSPEKSKKKK from the coding sequence ATGCAATTTTCAGATCTTGGGTTAGATGAAAAAACGTTAAAGGCTGTTGATGAGGCCGGGTTTAAGTCACCAACACCCATTCAATCAAAAACGATTCCCATATTTCTAGATGGGAAAGATGTTCTTGCTTCAGCGCAAACTGGAACGGGAAAATCGGCTTCTTTTTTGCTCCCGCTTATGTGTTTGCTTTCCCAAGGTCGTGCTAGGGCACGGATGCCGCGCGCGTTGATACTAGAGCCAACCCGAGAATTAGCGGCGCAATTGGATTCAGAATTTAAAAAGTTAGGAAAGCACCACAAACTGAATAGTGTTCTTATCGTTGGCGGAGAGTCAATGGAGGAACAAGAAAGATTGTTGGCAAAGGGCGCCGATGTCCTTATTGTGACGCCCGGACGTTTATTAGATCTTTTTTCCAGAGGGAGGATCCTTCTGACGGCTGTGAAGTATCTGGTTATTGATGAAGCAGATAGGATGTTAGATATGGGATTTATTCCCGATCTAAAGGAGATTGTCAGAAAGTTACCTGCCAAAAGACAGACGCTTCTATTCTCAGCGACGATGCCATCTGAAATTCGGAAACTTGCTCATGGCTTTTTGGTAAATCCAGAAGAAGTCGCGATTGAATCCAAGACGACAACAGCTGAAACCATTGACCAATATTTGGTTAAACTGGATTTTCTCTCGAAAAAGGCTACCGAACAGCAAGTAGGTGTCGTTAAAAGGGCTGCTTTGAGATACCTTTTAGAGAAACAGCATATTGAACAAGCTATTATTTTTTGTAATCGAAAAAGAGACGTTGATAGTCTTAACCTTTCTTTAAAAAGACATGGTTATGACAGTGAAGCTCTTCATGGGGATTTCCCTCAATCTAAGAGGCGAGAAATACTAGATTCGGTTAAATCTGGTGATGTTCACATACTGGTTGCAAGTGACGTAGCTGCACGAGGTCTCCATATAGACGAAATTAGCCATGTTTTTAGTTTTGATGTCCCAACAAACCCTGAAGAGTACGTTCATCGTATTGGTCGCACAGGTCGAGCAGGGAAGTCTGGTGAATCTTATCTTTTTGAGACGCCAAAGGACCATAAATTAATGCAGGCTGTTATTACTGCCATCGGTCATCCGATAGACGCTGTGGATCTCTCTGGTTTTTCGGCACCTGACTACTTAGCACCAGCTAGTAAGAAAAAGATGCCTGCTAAAGGACAAGGAGCTAAGGTAACTGAAAGCCAAAAGCCGTCTGTAGATGACCTGCCTCGTAAGGATGAGAGTCAGCCAAGAAAAGAAGCCTTAGAAGACAGACGAGAGAGGCGACACAACTGGAATAGGATTGAAACCGAAACTTTGCCAGAAGTTGGTTTTGGCGAGACAATCCCTGCCTTTATGAAAGTTATTCCAGCAAGTACAGGGCCTGATGCTAAAAAATCTCCTGAGAAATCAAAAAAGAAAAAGTAA
- a CDS encoding helix-turn-helix transcriptional regulator — translation MTVSANAMNKSTWKYNCEINAQLVELCEPLFKNFGITVFSYIRFFEDGTHLQLCTNTDWLKFYLQKKFYDNESHYRNMLEKIPVDDSNFVLWETLPQSQLTSSLYESNIWNGLSIYKRYKNYAEAFYFSSTRDSHQIIDFFVNHQALLTQYSFYFKEKASDFIINPPNEVITVPAKMLDFGNLCIPKHNSENRLSFFRDIEAHTPGVGAQLSCREHECISHISKGKTMKETACDMGLSPRTVEQYIVNVKKKFKCKTKSEVIEYFFQESDRPTFSPNMAMNSYP, via the coding sequence ATGACAGTTTCTGCCAATGCGATGAATAAGTCGACGTGGAAGTATAATTGCGAAATAAACGCGCAGCTCGTTGAACTTTGCGAGCCTCTCTTCAAGAATTTCGGAATAACTGTTTTTTCTTACATCAGATTTTTTGAAGACGGCACTCATTTACAGCTGTGTACAAATACGGACTGGCTGAAGTTTTATCTTCAGAAAAAGTTTTATGATAACGAATCTCACTATCGAAATATGCTGGAAAAAATTCCGGTAGATGATTCCAATTTCGTTTTGTGGGAAACGCTTCCTCAATCTCAGCTCACTTCTTCTCTATATGAATCAAATATATGGAATGGTCTCAGCATCTATAAAAGGTATAAAAATTATGCCGAGGCATTTTATTTTTCCAGCACACGTGATTCACATCAAATAATTGACTTTTTCGTCAATCATCAAGCCCTCCTTACCCAGTACTCCTTTTATTTCAAAGAAAAAGCGAGTGATTTTATCATCAATCCACCAAACGAAGTGATAACAGTGCCGGCTAAAATGCTTGATTTCGGAAATCTCTGCATCCCAAAGCACAACTCCGAAAACAGGCTCTCTTTCTTCAGGGACATTGAGGCTCACACCCCAGGTGTTGGGGCACAACTTTCCTGTAGAGAACATGAATGCATCTCTCATATTTCCAAAGGGAAAACCATGAAAGAGACAGCCTGTGATATGGGGCTATCACCGAGGACCGTTGAACAGTATATCGTAAATGTAAAGAAAAAATTCAAATGCAAAACGAAGTCAGAAGTGATCGAGTATTTTTTTCAGGAGTCTGATCGACCTACATTCTCACCCAACATGGCTATGAATAGCTATCCGTAA
- the lipA gene encoding lipoyl synthase — protein sequence MIAAKPKEERIVTHTKAVDTQRTIQRKPDWIRVKAPVSEEYHNTRKLMRQLNLNTVCEEAACPNIGECWAKKHATVMILGSVCTRACAFCNVKTGRPDLLDPHEPENVAIAVGKMGLSHVVITSVDRDDLDDGGADHFGQVIEKIREHAPRTTIEVLTPDFLRKAGAIGRVVKARPDVYNHNLETVPRLYATVRPGARYFHSLKLLSQVKELDPRMFTKSGLMVGLGESKSEIYQVMDDLRAAEVDFLTIGQYLQPTPKHHPVERFVPPAEFEEYAKMARGKGFLMVSASPLTRSSYHAGDDFEQLKANRLAQEEVS from the coding sequence ATGATCGCGGCGAAGCCCAAGGAGGAGAGAATTGTGACCCATACGAAAGCTGTGGACACGCAGAGGACCATACAAAGAAAGCCAGATTGGATCCGTGTGAAAGCGCCCGTATCTGAGGAATATCACAATACTCGTAAGTTAATGCGTCAGCTAAACTTAAACACAGTTTGTGAAGAAGCGGCTTGTCCTAACATTGGGGAGTGTTGGGCAAAGAAGCATGCGACGGTGATGATCTTGGGGAGTGTGTGTACGAGGGCTTGCGCCTTTTGTAATGTGAAAACAGGCCGACCCGATCTCTTAGATCCTCACGAACCTGAGAATGTGGCCATAGCAGTGGGCAAAATGGGGCTCTCTCATGTGGTCATTACGTCGGTGGATAGAGATGACTTAGATGACGGTGGCGCGGACCATTTTGGGCAAGTTATTGAGAAAATAAGAGAACACGCTCCCAGGACGACCATTGAAGTCTTGACCCCTGACTTTTTAAGAAAAGCAGGTGCCATAGGGCGTGTAGTGAAAGCACGTCCAGATGTGTACAATCATAATTTGGAAACTGTACCAAGGCTTTATGCCACTGTGCGTCCTGGTGCTCGTTATTTCCATTCGCTGAAGCTTTTAAGTCAGGTAAAAGAATTGGACCCAAGAATGTTTACCAAGTCAGGACTCATGGTTGGGCTTGGAGAATCGAAATCAGAGATCTATCAAGTTATGGATGATCTTCGTGCTGCAGAGGTAGATTTCTTGACCATTGGTCAGTATTTACAACCTACTCCTAAGCATCATCCAGTTGAAAGGTTTGTCCCTCCAGCTGAGTTTGAGGAGTACGCAAAAATGGCTCGTGGAAAAGGATTTTTAATGGTATCTGCTTCGCCATTAACCCGTTCTTCTTATCATGCTGGAGATGACTTTGAGCAGTTAAAAGCGAATCGTTTGGCCCAAGAAGAGGTTTCGTGA
- the lpdA gene encoding dihydrolipoyl dehydrogenase translates to MSKFDLIVVGGGPAGYVAAIRGAQLGLKAAVIEKEHLGGICLNWGCIPTKALLRTAEVAHLLEHSEDFGFKVSGVKFDLKKAVERSRNISSQLAKGVAHLLKKNKVTVIEGAAKLAGKGKIDVTKKDGKKETVEAKNIVLATGARSRTLPGLESDGKLIWTYREAMVPESMPKSLLVIGSGAIGIEFASFYRSLGVEVTVVEMLDRILPVEDEEVSKFAQKAFEKQGINILTSATTRSLKKGKDSVEVTIDVKGKTEELTVDRVIVAVGIVGNVENLGLEEVGVKVEKTHVVTNEWCQTKVPGIYAIGDVAGPPWLAHKGSHEGVLCVEKIAGTRGVHPLDPTKIPGCTYSMPQVASVGYTEAAAKKKGMKIKVGRFPFNANGKAIALGEAEGFIKTIFDEKTGELLGAHMVGAEVTELIQGFVIARTMEATEADIMATVFPHPTLSEMMHEAVLDAYGKAIHY, encoded by the coding sequence ATGTCTAAGTTTGATTTAATTGTCGTAGGTGGTGGTCCCGCCGGTTATGTGGCTGCCATAAGAGGCGCCCAGTTGGGTCTTAAAGCAGCGGTTATTGAGAAAGAACATTTGGGCGGCATTTGCCTCAATTGGGGATGCATTCCAACGAAGGCTTTGTTGCGAACGGCAGAAGTGGCTCATTTGTTAGAGCATTCGGAAGATTTTGGATTTAAAGTTTCGGGCGTCAAGTTTGATTTGAAGAAAGCCGTGGAGCGCTCCCGGAACATTTCAAGTCAATTAGCAAAAGGCGTGGCCCATTTGCTGAAAAAAAATAAGGTGACGGTTATAGAGGGTGCTGCAAAACTCGCCGGCAAAGGAAAAATTGATGTCACCAAAAAGGATGGGAAAAAGGAAACGGTTGAAGCAAAGAATATTGTTTTAGCAACCGGTGCCCGTTCAAGGACTTTGCCGGGACTTGAGTCCGATGGGAAGCTTATATGGACTTATCGCGAAGCCATGGTGCCAGAGAGCATGCCAAAGTCTTTGTTAGTGATTGGTTCGGGGGCCATTGGCATCGAGTTTGCTAGCTTTTATCGATCTTTGGGTGTCGAAGTCACGGTGGTGGAAATGCTGGATCGCATTTTGCCCGTAGAAGATGAAGAAGTTTCCAAATTTGCGCAGAAGGCCTTTGAAAAGCAGGGCATTAATATCTTAACGAGTGCGACAACTCGTTCCCTTAAAAAGGGTAAGGATTCTGTAGAGGTGACCATCGACGTAAAGGGTAAGACCGAAGAGTTGACTGTAGATCGGGTTATTGTTGCCGTTGGTATCGTTGGCAATGTGGAGAATCTCGGTCTTGAAGAAGTTGGCGTGAAAGTTGAGAAGACCCATGTGGTGACCAATGAGTGGTGCCAAACGAAAGTGCCAGGTATTTATGCCATTGGTGATGTTGCAGGCCCCCCTTGGTTGGCTCACAAAGGAAGTCATGAAGGCGTTTTGTGTGTAGAAAAAATTGCAGGGACGCGTGGGGTTCATCCTCTAGATCCAACAAAGATTCCCGGTTGTACATATTCTATGCCGCAGGTTGCAAGTGTGGGCTATACTGAGGCGGCAGCGAAGAAGAAGGGCATGAAGATAAAAGTCGGGCGTTTTCCCTTTAATGCTAATGGTAAGGCCATTGCGTTGGGTGAAGCTGAAGGATTTATCAAGACCATTTTTGATGAAAAGACAGGAGAACTCCTGGGCGCTCACATGGTAGGAGCCGAGGTTACCGAGCTGATCCAAGGATTCGTCATTGCTCGAACCATGGAAGCTACGGAAGCCGATATCATGGCGACAGTTTTCCCTCATCCGACTCTTTCTGAGATGATGCACGAAGCCGTCCTAGATGCCTATGGCAAAGCGATTCACTATTAA